DNA from Macadamia integrifolia cultivar HAES 741 chromosome 12, SCU_Mint_v3, whole genome shotgun sequence:
CCAACAAGAATCTTCCAACTCCATTTTCAACATCCATAACTAGATGGTTTGGAAATGTACAACAAAGACCATTGGACCAATGACAGCTGCAGCAAGGAGTTATATGTTTATGGTGCAGTTGATAAATAGTTGTTGAGTGGTAGACTGCAGAGGTAATGTAGAACTGCATGAGAAATGTTTTTCATGTGGGCCATACTAGGTTGGCATCTATGATGCATATTGTCAGGAAGAAATATCAAAACAAAGACAAGGCCTAACGAATGGGAAGCTGAACAGATGGATGTCTGCTAACTGTACAATTTGATATAATCTGCATCAAATGTCCTCAAAACCTTCATACaagaaaaataagtaaataacaGTCATGATGTACTAATTCACCTGACTAAATCCATCTGGCCATGTAATTGAAACAGCATAGTTTCCCATAGGCCGAATATCTTCGGGTTCTATGTCTTCAGGGACATCTGCATATTGCAATTTCTGCTCCCCGGTCCACTCATCCTGTTTCAACAAAAGAGCCAAAGTAACCATTGAAGGAATAAGTTGGGAAACAGAACGGGTAGAATGCTTTAAGAGAATATACAAACAATGGTTAAAAGTGAAAACCAactcttcttctgttttcttgAAGTCATCATGATACAAGATTTACTGTATAATAGAGTGACCTTTTATGCGATTTAGGCTAGCTAGTCTTTACTGAGGTAACCCCTCCAATTCACACAGTTGACTTCAACCTCTAGGTACTGTGTTTAGTGGAAAACATTCCACTAGGTCTAACTGCTCAGCTTCAAATTGTAAGATACTTGAAACTAAGATATCAAAATATGGAATAATCAAGTGTTGACCATCTTTTATACACTAGAAACCTTGTAGTAATGAATAACGAACATGGATTAGGATACAATCTGTGCAGTTTCAAGAAGAATACCTAACCGGGAAATATCTCCTTATGTGTATGGACAAATCATATTTGCTTCAAGGTTTTAgcatcaatatttttttattttttttatatttacacTCGACAACAGAGTTCCACATTGCACCACACAGTGGTGCCAATGCATTACAATGTTATCTTTTGGGGTGTGATAAATCTTCCTACAAGaatattttcattcttaatcaTGGGAGGATATTTCAACGTAAATTTACTAAGATAATATAAATTCATAGTTGAAGGTGAGATCCACGTACGACACTTTGGGCAGAGCGGTCATTCCGTCTAACAGTTGCAGGATGCAGAAGGAACTCTTCATTTGAATTTGGTACCTTAACCTTGATTGCTTTAATAGATTTGTCATATCTTACAGCCGTTGACACTGAAAAGACAAAACAATCTATCAGTAAAATGAAGCTAATATGAATAATTCATCGTCCATAAATGCTCCAGCTCTttagggtgtacccagtgcgaTGCCCCTGCTACTGAGGGGTCATAATGTACCCAGCCTTACCTCCGCTTCACGGAGAGGATGTTTCCCGACTCGAACCCgcaaccactaggtcgcaatggagcaaccttaccgttgcgccAAGGTCTACCTTCTAAAAACTCCAGCTCTTTATGATCAAATAAAGTAAGAATTCAAATGTGCATACTAGCAATGCAAGTATCATATGAACCAATATTGGTAGATACTTAGGAAGCAAGAGATGGTCCAAATTCTTTTACACCCAAGAAAAATATAGATAGCCCCCATCCAAATTTGAAGGTGTTAGAAAACCTTGTTGGCGAATCTTTGCACACTGTTGGACAACACAAACACCAAGGTCCTGGAATGTCTTGGAAACTTCCCCTAGAGGATCAGCAACTACTTCAGGCATTCCACTATCTCCAGAAGCAGACAGCTGAAAAGTGAGATGGATACACATAATTTAATATTCTGAACCAAGAAATCCTACAAGAATCACTTGCAGGATTGAGTCGATTCCACCACAATTTAAGTACAAAATGAGAGTGGTCTGAACGGGAGTGAAGTAAGGCCTCAGGGTGTTTTAGTGATTCAGGATTAGGAAAATTTAAGGCACCCAATTCTTCAATTCATCCTTAAGCACTAGAATCAGTGGTTTTTCCTGAACATGTTTTAATTACAAACATCAAAGAGGATCACTTTTGAATCAGTTTATATTTTAACAATAATAGATagaaaaaaacctcaacaaaatcaAAGTAGACTGACAGAAGGGGAAAAGTTAAACAGAGGAATATAGAAGGTTTTGTAAAAAGATTTGACTTAAGAGACACAATTCATAGGAATGACATAGGGAGATGAAAGAATTCAAAGAGCAACAATCGACTTGTATAGACTTATCCAAGGCATTGGAccagatcatagttgtcaaggagacTAGACAatccaaggtgttggaggggcaCCTAGGCCACAAGGCGCCTTCCTAGGCGTCGCTTAAGCACCTGTATATGACCAtatgtaatatagcaatgataatttacataattatatttatatgcaacatagaagtTGTATCaatgcaatatatatattatgctagtaatgacctaatatgaaAAAACcgacatataataaacaaagtataGGATATAATATAAACAGATTCATAAGAAAACAAcgtaataaacataaatcaatgtaaactcTTGAAGTGTCAACATGGCGTGTTGtcgccttggacccaagaaaaaGCTCGGAGGCCTAAGCGGCAGCTAGGCGACTCCTTGACAACTACGGTCcagaaaaaattaagaaaagaaactaGAAACTGACAGCTACCACTGTAAGATAAAGAACATGGCTCTGAGAAGCTCATAACAGAATTTGAAAAGAATGAAATGAACCTATGATTGGTAAACTATGCTACATCGATCAGTAGATGATGGACTGGTTGTACATAATAACTTATCTCGAAACTTCTCTGTCTGGACATAAATGCTATGATTGGTAAACTATGCTACATCGATCAGTAGATGATGGACTGGTTGTACATAATAACTTATCTCGAAACTTCTCTGTCTGGACATAAATGCTATGATTGGTAAACTATGCTACATCGATCAGTAGATGATGGACTGGTTGTACATAATAACTTATCTCGAAACTTCTCTGTCTGGACATAAATGCTCCGAAGGAATTTTAAGTCTTCCTTAACTAACAAATTGACCCATACAATTAAGGGAAGAGCAAGCCTTTCCTATGAACAAAATATATTGAATAATGCAGCAAGTAAGAGTGACTTAAAATCGGTGATTTTATTAAGCAGAAGATATGGATTAACAGTTTGCTTCAtttggtttcttcttttctaattGTCATCATATTTTTCTGGTCTGTCTTAAAGATTTAACAACATTCATGCTCTGTCCACATCTCCGATCAAGAAACTGTCATTATGTACGAGTTCTAATGAGAGGAAGCAAAACTTAGCACATACAGTTGGTCTAATGGGAAGCTCAAACAGATGGGGGATTCCAAACTGTTGGACGACCTGCAAAGATATGAATAAAAACATTAGCAAGATATGGTTGTATTGACTTTAGTCTATTTATCTAGAAGGCATTCAGAGAGTGGAAAGGAAATAGCTCCTAAtttagatttttcaaatcagTTGCGTGCCTGAGAACCCGAACCTCTACCAAATGGGTAGTAGCGTTTTCCATCAGCATCGAAGTGGCACATATTTTCAACTACAGAAATGCATGGAACCTGGAAAACCCCATGATATTGAGTAAAAAAATGGGTAAAATGGAATGGAAAGTAGgtggttcttcatcatccaTGAGTTTCCCACCTTAAGCTTTGAAAACATGCGGACACCTTTCGCTACATCTATGAATGCTAGCTTCTGAGGGGTAGTGACAATAACAGCTGCAGTTAATGGGACTACCTGAAAGTTGAATTCACCCAGGTAAAAATGCAGGAAgctttaagaagaagaaacttatgAACTGGATAAATATAATTGAAAGTGCAAGTATGTGCAAAAACACTAgacaaagaaataaataatcaaataataTGCTAAATACAATAAGAAAAGTTTCCGAGCATTTAGTTTTGGTGTATAGGTCTAATAATTGCTTAAGTTGAAAGAATATGAGGATAAGAAGCAACACCTGGCATAAAGTAAGTTGGATGTCACCAGTTCCAGGAGGCATATCAATAACAAGATAGTCTAGCTCTCCCCTGTATGATTAaaagaactagaatcacaaaaACTGAGTATTAATGTGTCAACATCCAGAAAATGAAACTAATCTTTAATCAGCAGGGGATTAATAGAATCAGTGACTTTACGTTGACCACTGGCATTGAATATAATAGTCTTTAAATATGAGTAGATCAGAAAGCAAACAAATTTTGGTTCTCTCAACAAcaagtttcttcttttcccctaaATACTATAATTACAAGGGAAATCTCAAGGCTGAGTTGTTGATATTTGTTGACAAGGGAAATCTCAAGAATGTATCTTTGTACTGACCCCAGCCAACAAAATCTACGGCATTATACACCAGGTGCCAACGAACCAACATGTTGCATAAATTGCATTCCATCTAGTCCGTcaagaaattttttgaaataattaccacaacaacaacaaatcagCCTTttttcccaactgaatgggattggctacatggatccgcaagatggtaaaataaaaaaaagagagaaaaaggaaaaacaaaaagcaaagcAACACCACAAGAACATCCCACATAAAAgtagtcggctacatggatcttttcCCTCCAAACATCTCTATTagaggtcatactagagtcaaggCCTACCTCaggcatgtctttccttacaacatcctctatggtcattttagacctgaccctagctcttttagctccttccatCTGAATCTAATCACTCTTCCTTGCTCAGGCATTctaaggcctccgttgaacatggtcataccaccgtAAACAACATTCTTGAAGCTTGTCCTGAATCGGGGGTAGcttccaaatcagctctaacccAATCATTTCATACTATATCTCTCCTAGTTTACTACACTTATCTTATCTATGTTACTCTTCTTAACTGGCTAACATTCTGCCCTATACATCAAAACCGGTCTTACGacaatcctatagaattttcctttaagctttataGGGATACGTCAGTCACAGAAAACTccaaatgcacttctccaattcatccatcctacttttaATTCTATGAGAAACATCATATTCTATATCACCTTCCTTGTTTATGGTTGGCCCcagaaatttaaagtagttgcTTTGCAATATCTCTCTCCTCGATTTTCACCCCTTTGTTATCCGTCCTTGTgcaactaaagttacacaccatatacttcGTATTCGTTCTATTAATTTTAAGAACTCTTGACTAcaaggtagatctccataactctaaCTTATTGTTTATCCCAGCTACTGTCTCATCCATCAGGACAATATCATCGACAAAAATCATACAAAATGGAATATCAccttgaatgttcttggttaaatcatctatgatAAGCGTAAATctaatccttgatgtaacccaattgtaattgggaactcactaccttgacctcccacagttctcacactagtcaccacacccttatacatgtctttaattatatccgcATATTTACTCGacactcttctcttctcttctcttctcttctccaataCATACCAGATTAACTTTCTGGGGACTCTATCATGGGCTTTCTCTAGGTTgatgaagaccatatggagacCCTTCTTGTGGGCTCTAGATCTTTCCATGAGCCACCATAGTAGGCAAATAGCTTTAGTCGTGGATCTACCAGGCATAAAACCGAATTGGTTCCTCGAGATACTAGTTTCTCTTCATAGGTGGGCTTcgataaccttctcccataatttatAGCATGATTCATAatttttatgcctctatagttgttgcaACTCTAGATATCACCTGTATTCTTATAGATTGAGACTTCAATACTTCTCTtccattcatctggcatttttcttgtgctcataatcttttCAAGCAGCTTGGTTCAAGCTCTTCTACACTTCAATTGGGAACTCATTTGGGCCTGTGTCTCACCCACTTTCATCTTTTTTAGGGCTTCTTTAACCTCGGTCACTCCAATCTTATGTACATACTATGTTGCGTGATGTCTTGGTAGTGCAATCTTCCAAGCCTACTCAATCTATCACCATTTAGTAAGTCACAAAATACTCATCTCTTCgtaatatcttcatcttttaCTAACAATCTACCATTATCGCTTTTAATACATCAAACATGATCgaatctctactcttcctttctcgtATTTTAGATATCTTAAAAAAAACTTTTTCCCCTTCTATTCTTCGCCCTTGCTTTCCCCACAAACTTCCTTGCTTCGTTTCTGACACCCTTATACCACTTTTTATCTTCTACCCCCTTAGTCCTTTGCCTAGTtttaaaattatctttcttaAATTTAATGGTTTCCTGAACCTCCTCATCCCACCATCAAGTCTCTCTACAGGCCAAACGAATACCTGTTGTCATTCCTATAACATATTTAGTAGGTTTTTAATACAATCTGTTATCTCAATCCACATCATGTTGGTCTCCCTCAAAATCCAACCTTCCTTGCGTGCATGTTATCGGTAAATGACCCCAAGTAATCTCCttttaatctccaccaccttaCCTTTGAGCAACAAGTTTCCCTAACTTATGTTTTGGCATACTGAGGAACATATCAAGAACAACAATCTATGTTGAGAGGTTCAACTCTCCCCAGTTATAACCTTACAACACTTGCACAACAATCTATCGGACCTTCTAGTAAGGAAGAAGTCTATTTGGCTTGTTGCCCACTTTTGTAGGTCACTaaattctcttctccctcttcaaAGAGAATGTTCGCAATGGATAGATAATAAGCTATCACAAAGTCTAAAATTGAGGtcccctcctcattcctctccccCACTCTATGTCCTCTATGAACCTCTTCATAGCCTCTCTTATCTCTTCCAACATGTCAATTTAGGTCACCTCCTATAATATTTTCACCCGAACCAAAATCTTGCATTAAACCATCCATGTGTTCCCAGAATTGTAACTTACtactttcatccaatcctaTTTGGGGAGCATACGCACTAATAATGTTGACAACCTCTTTCTCTAACGCAACCTTGATGGATAAAATCCTATCTCCAATTCTTTTGGCATCCACCATATCTTTCTTTAGATCTTTGTCCACAACCATGCCTGCTCCACCTCTACTACTTTAGTCTCCCAAATACCAGAGTTTGAAGTCATGCAGCATCTTAGCTTGTTTACCCTTCCTTCTAGTCTCTTGATTGCATGCAATAttaatccttcttctccttataACATCTATCAGCTCCAAACTCTTACCCGTTAGTGATCTAATGATCTAGGAAGCAAATCTACTCTTACGACCATGGGCAATATTCTTAACTCGCACATGCACATGATGTAACATTTTTTGGCGCAGCGCATTTCTTACGGGGGATGTCCAAGCAACATGACGATAAGACATAGaacaaaggaaaggaaaggtaataaaaaaatatgaggtCTGTGCAATAGGTGATTGGCTGATTATAATAAAATGCCGGCTGCCAACTTGACGCACCTATATGAAAataagtgtatatatatataataggaatGTATAAAAGGAAATAGTGCGAGGGAACCTAACCAAGGTTCGAAAACTCGGCGATATCTCGCCGAAATCTCAGATATttcggtattttttttttttactgaaacgAAATGACATACGAAACATAGAAGTACATAATTTCGGTCATCTCAGTcattttttggtcattttagtCATTTCTTTTTGAAATGTTGCtcattttggtaaaaaatgtgTTGAAATTCCAGCCATCTCGGTCATTTTGTTTTGCTAATTTTGGCCACTTCAGCCATTAGCCCCCCCAAAATATCCAAGCGAAACACATGGAAACAACGTATACCgttttgatgaaattttggtttctccAAAATTTTTGGTATTTGAAACCACCGAAACATAGAAACGAAACGAATTCTTGAACCTTGCACGTAACACATTAAACAGATATGAAACCATAACACATCGTCCATCAGAGATGAATGTTCCATAACTTCATACGGATGGAAAAGGAACTTCTTTTATTATAACTTAATTCTGGCTTTATTCTATGAGAAGTGGCTAAAAGGCCGTGACCAGGCGCAAGTTTTTTCCATAGCTAAAGAGTAAATGTAATCCCTCTATCAGATCCTTCAAGTTTGGGTTGAACAGAAGGTGGCAAGAATATTTGAAATGAAATGGGCAACATGTACACTCACAAAGGTCCAATACGATAGAGAAAATATTCAGTAGTCTGCAATGACACACAGCGAAGCAATACagaaaaaaatgaagcaaaCTTGAGTAAGAGAAAAGATGTTGTTGATGCCGGAAAGCTTGTTGTCCAGGATCAGGTTGTTGAAGGTACTTCCCTAGTTGGGCTGCTCAGAGATCAGTAATTGTTATGGAGGGTCACTAATAGAGAACCTGGCCATCTCAATGACTCACACTCACCTGTTGTTTATTAAGGTGTTTGTCTAGGCAAGTCATTCTTGAAACTAGGGTGGTGAGAACATCATACAAAATCAAACTTTTTAAAAAGACTTTGGTTTTCAGATCCTCTTTCGGTAAGGAGAACCTCCaagacttcaaaaaaaaaattattcatctTGCTCTTCTACAGGTCAATTCTGCAACTAATCAAGCAATCAACAGTGCAcacaatttgaatttttttatgttcCTCCTTGCGTTTCTGTTTTCAAAGAAGAGGACAAGGAACCAATaggtgaaataaaaaaacacccTATGGACTGAAAGACTATTAatagtattatatatatatgtgtgtgtgtgagtgtgtgtgtgtgtgtgtgtgtgtgtgtgtgtgtcattTAAGTTCTTAGGTCCATGTAGAACTAAGTCCATGCAAAGCAGAAGTATGAATGAGAATTCAGTAGAAATTCCAAACTACAGTTGACTGTCGTACCACTCAGTAGTAGTCAGCAACTGGTTGATGACGCCTGAAACCATTGGGCCTCGCATTATTGCACGACCTTGTCCAGCAAATCCAAAAGATACCAACTTGACACCCAAGTATTCGGTTGGAATTATAGTATTCTTCTCTGGGTTCTAAAGGCAGTGTGTTCAGGGTCACTAGTACATCAATAcactgaatttttatttttttccattaaaatagtgCATAGAATCTTACCACCAGCAGCAACCGATTTTCAGGGGATACCATTGTTGGTAGACTTGGCCCATAAACATCAGCATCAAAGATGCCTACTCGAGCACCCATACCAGCCAAAGTATAAGCAAGATTTATGGCTACAGTTGATTTTCCCACACCTCCCTGCACATCTTGAAATAAGAGACGCTACAACATTATGGCTATAGTTGATTTTAACCAGGAATGTAGAAAGGACTATATTGAAGATCTGATTGGAAGATGTCAGACATAACTAGAGACTTGTGCAAACCATTGAGACAGGAATGTAATCTATCAGGCAGACCAATTCTCAGAAACCCAGCAAGTGTTTTCATGACAGTCTTGCTGCATGTTTGGATCTTTGGGATCGTTTCCTGCTTAAGCTGTAAAAAATTAGGAGAAACCTGGGTCCAGGCCATACAATTTGCAATGTCTTTCACTTGTCCATGTCAAACCTAGTCTCTATCAATCTTACCAAGTCAAATTGTCTGAATTTCCAAACCCAAAGTTGACCCAGGTTTAAAGATCATTATCTACACCCGGATTTTGGTTAACATATTATTGACTGGAACTGGTTTTGAACTGAATATATCTAAAGGCCCCATATCAGACATATGCTAGCCAACAGGAAAACTCTACCTTGCAACTTGAGACTGCCACAATATTTGAAATAGTCTGTAGACCCATTGGAAGTTGACTCCCAAAAACAGGTCTAGCAGGCTGCGCTGACATTGTCACATTAACTTTTGTAACCCAAGGAAGCATCGCAACCACCTCATTTGCCTTCTGCTCAAACTACAAATACATTAAAGATTGTTAGCAATTTTTCAAATGGCTTCACAGACAAATCATCGATGAATTGATCCATGTAATCAAGATGTTTGGAGATTCTACTAAAATTCTTTGGTGTGAACAATATATCTAGTCAAAGAGTAAATTTTCACTCAAACAAATtattaggagaaaaaaagaaaaaagactcAAGTACTTAGTCTTCTACATCTTTGGATGATGAGTGAACCtttagtaaaagaaaaaaattctaccaTTTGAAACATACAGCAGATCTTGATTAGAACAAAAAATGGTGGTTGTATTTCATTTACCATGTCCTTGACCGGACATGCTGGCGTAGTGAGCTCCAACCGAAATGAAACCTGAAAGATGCAACTTAGAATCTTTTAGCAAGGGTAGCCTCTTATGCTTGCAAAATGGAAGAAGATCAACATGTAAATGTTTTAATTACCTCTCCCAAGTCTTCATCAACAAGTAAATCTTTCACAAACCCACATGAGACAATGTCAGTCCCAAAGTCCGGATCAATGATCTGAGACAAGGCTTTCAACACATCTTTCTCAGAAGCGCTTGTTGATATGGTGGAGCTGCCAgctacaaggaaaaaaaaacatcattCAATCGAGATGTAGAATGATCCAGgacaaagaaacaaaagaatgtCACACAGAATAACTAGAAAACAGAATAATTGGCTGGCAGAATAGAAACGTTTTCTAGGAAATTGCAGCAATGCCATAAGATGACTCAACTCTTGGGCTAGGCTGAAGAACTTAGAACCTCTGCCGGGAGGAAATGGAAGTATACAACAGCTCACACTTTTGAAGGATCTGGGGAACCTATCTAATCACAAAGCAAATTTACAAAGGGCTATCATCATGATGAAAACAGCCT
Protein-coding regions in this window:
- the LOC122057195 gene encoding fe-S cluster assembly factor HCF101, chloroplastic, whose amino-acid sequence is MQLLQALCSTNLYFPTLDSVLNRGYTSPKKSVHPSQVNFCVAFQRHEGVAWPSQNRSNSNSSPVATRAAPVEAGSSTISTSASEKDVLKALSQIIDPDFGTDIVSCGFVKDLLVDEDLGEVSFRLELTTPACPVKDMFEQKANEVVAMLPWVTKVNVTMSAQPARPVFGSQLPMGLQTISNIVAVSSCKGGVGKSTVAINLAYTLAGMGARVGIFDADVYGPSLPTMVSPENRLLLVNPEKNTIIPTEYLGVKLVSFGFAGQGRAIMRGPMVSGVINQLLTTTEWGELDYLVIDMPPGTGDIQLTLCQVVPLTAAVIVTTPQKLAFIDVAKGVRMFSKLKVPCISVVENMCHFDADGKRYYPFGRGSGSQVVQQFGIPHLFELPIRPTLSASGDSGMPEVVADPLGEVSKTFQDLGVCVVQQCAKIRQQVSTAVRYDKSIKAIKVKVPNSNEEFLLHPATVRRNDRSAQSVDEWTGEQKLQYADVPEDIEPEDIRPMGNYAVSITWPDGFSQIAPYDQLQTIERLVDVPEPTPVQA